A window from Thermosipho africanus Ob7 encodes these proteins:
- a CDS encoding MBL fold metallo-hydrolase, with product MNNICLYDDGKHKYYLLGWEETEDPNMVPTNQYLIIHENKGFLLDPGGAHVFPRVLANVSEIIAPENIEGIFYSHQDPDVSSGITMWLTIASRAKIYISELWIRFLPHFGVFDKNRIVGLKDRGEKGVRFSGYTLDFVPAHFLHAPGHFNVYDPISKILFSGDIGVSLLPFSQRVQIYEGDFKNLVSAMEGFHKRYMTSNAACKIWVDRVSEYEIYMIAPQHGAVLKGNVVKEFLKWFKTLKCGSDIIEQFYGR from the coding sequence ATGAATAATATTTGTTTATATGATGATGGCAAGCATAAATATTACCTTCTTGGTTGGGAAGAGACAGAGGATCCAAATATGGTTCCAACTAATCAATATTTAATTATCCATGAAAATAAAGGTTTTTTATTAGATCCAGGTGGAGCTCATGTTTTTCCAAGGGTGCTCGCAAATGTATCTGAAATTATTGCTCCTGAAAATATAGAAGGAATATTTTATTCGCACCAAGACCCTGATGTTTCTTCTGGAATAACGATGTGGCTTACAATAGCAAGCAGAGCAAAAATTTATATTTCAGAACTTTGGATAAGATTTTTACCACATTTTGGCGTTTTTGATAAAAACAGAATAGTTGGACTAAAGGATAGAGGAGAAAAGGGTGTTAGATTTTCTGGATATACACTTGATTTTGTTCCGGCACATTTTTTGCATGCCCCAGGTCACTTTAATGTCTATGATCCAATCTCTAAAATATTATTTAGCGGTGATATAGGTGTTTCTTTACTACCATTTAGTCAAAGGGTGCAAATATATGAAGGCGACTTTAAAAATCTAGTAAGTGCAATGGAAGGTTTTCATAAAAGATATATGACTTCAAATGCTGCTTGTAAGATTTGGGTTGATAGAGTATCAGAATATGAAATTTATATGATTGCTCCACAGCATGGTGCCGTTTTAAAGGGAAATGTTGTCAAAGAATTTTTGAAATGGTTTAAGACATTGAAATGTGGTAGCGATATAATTGAACAATTTTACGGGAGATGA
- a CDS encoding DUF3783 domain-containing protein, with product MKEKAFLIIHGFEQRDELFKLIKLLKDNFPEKELIFATTTPTNLEWKLSDLIVEIEKEHEFMKKTKQK from the coding sequence ATGAAGGAAAAGGCTTTTTTAATTATACATGGTTTTGAACAGAGAGATGAATTATTTAAATTAATAAAGTTATTGAAAGATAATTTTCCAGAAAAGGAGCTGATTTTTGCAACGACGACTCCAACTAATTTAGAATGGAAACTATCAGATTTGATAGTTGAAATTGAAAAGGAGCATGAATTTATGAAAAAGACGAAGCAGAAGTAG